In Streptococcus respiraculi, one DNA window encodes the following:
- a CDS encoding BglG family transcription antiterminator — protein MLTQRQLKLVRMMKEERSAKQAAYFANKLGVSVRTIHKEIRNLEQRGIVFEKRRGVGISLVSYEDLMEGVDTQDFQITRRIDIMQDLLFQNKQTSFNDLAERYFVSKSSIKQDLETITLILLRGTSGELLSNHHGTRLVFPTTEDKITAFVNFNQYIIEQGDFANGVKTSDTVDSLLPYYARDIIQVCSNVLYTYVRENVHAISEVYVQHCLAFLIAQVYQLTQGEHSAGSESLFHKKADAFYIDSAVKILHKISLRLDVEYANEDVEYLSQKLLLYRFEPMPSQYVDSNLVAGLIKQVSQALNVDFSNDTTLLEQLTVHIPPMLSRLRSHTLVKNPFTEQIKLEFSIVFNVLWLAVSDFSEAIGVGFNEDEIAFLTIYFQLALEKIGVSRKILVVCATGIVTSELLIHRIKNTLPSLDKVEVASSMEATQLDLEAYDVILTTIPLQQKASHIHFVSPLISEQELSMLLNAHAARVLISPKRKSANLAPYLSEELVFYHEHYHSSTDAIKSLSHMLADRGFVTPGFRQAMLDREEFGNTDLPIGVAIPHGKPQEVQQTFVAIVKSSKKFKWKDYFVDLIFIIGISPKDMSKTKSIISGIYELINTDERLTALRHAKNRTEVLKIVYERA, from the coding sequence ATGCTTACCCAAAGACAGTTAAAATTAGTGAGAATGATGAAAGAAGAACGAAGTGCCAAGCAAGCGGCTTATTTTGCAAATAAGCTAGGTGTTTCGGTGAGGACAATCCATAAAGAGATTCGCAATCTAGAACAGAGAGGGATTGTATTTGAAAAACGGAGAGGGGTTGGAATCTCGTTAGTGAGCTATGAAGACTTAATGGAGGGAGTAGATACTCAGGATTTTCAAATTACGCGCCGTATTGACATCATGCAAGACTTGTTATTTCAAAATAAGCAAACAAGTTTTAATGATTTAGCAGAGCGCTACTTTGTCAGTAAGAGTTCCATCAAGCAAGACCTAGAAACCATTACCTTGATTCTACTTCGTGGAACGAGTGGCGAGCTGTTAAGTAATCATCATGGAACTCGGTTGGTCTTTCCGACGACAGAGGACAAGATTACAGCATTTGTGAATTTTAACCAATATATTATTGAGCAGGGCGACTTTGCAAATGGGGTGAAAACGTCTGATACTGTCGATAGTTTGCTTCCCTATTATGCTAGAGATATAATTCAAGTTTGCTCCAACGTACTTTATACCTATGTTAGGGAGAATGTCCATGCTATATCAGAAGTCTATGTCCAGCACTGTCTAGCTTTCTTAATTGCTCAAGTCTATCAACTGACTCAAGGTGAGCATAGTGCAGGTAGTGAGTCCCTGTTTCATAAGAAGGCAGATGCCTTTTACATAGATAGTGCAGTAAAGATTCTTCATAAAATTTCTCTGAGGTTAGATGTGGAGTATGCCAACGAGGATGTGGAGTATCTTTCCCAAAAATTGTTGCTCTATCGATTTGAACCCATGCCAAGTCAGTATGTCGATAGCAACCTAGTGGCAGGTTTAATCAAACAGGTTTCACAGGCTTTAAATGTCGATTTTTCAAATGATACGACCCTGCTAGAACAATTGACAGTGCATATTCCACCCATGTTATCACGCTTACGTTCCCATACTCTTGTTAAGAATCCCTTCACAGAGCAGATAAAACTTGAATTTTCGATTGTCTTCAATGTTTTGTGGCTTGCGGTTTCGGATTTCAGTGAAGCGATTGGCGTGGGATTCAATGAAGATGAGATTGCTTTTTTGACCATTTACTTCCAATTAGCATTGGAAAAAATAGGAGTGAGTCGGAAAATCCTGGTAGTTTGTGCAACTGGAATTGTGACTTCCGAATTACTAATTCATCGGATAAAAAATACCTTACCATCCCTTGATAAGGTAGAGGTTGCTTCATCGATGGAGGCAACACAGTTAGATCTGGAAGCCTATGATGTCATTCTGACAACTATTCCGTTACAGCAGAAAGCTTCGCATATCCACTTCGTTTCACCTTTAATTAGTGAGCAGGAATTATCGATGCTTCTGAATGCTCATGCAGCTAGAGTGCTTATCAGTCCTAAGAGGAAAAGTGCTAATTTAGCTCCCTATCTGTCAGAGGAACTGGTTTTCTATCATGAACACTATCATTCCTCGACAGATGCTATTAAGAGTTTGAGTCATATGTTAGCAGATAGAGGCTTTGTAACACCCGGATTTAGACAAGCTATGTTAGACCGAGAAGAATTTGGTAATACAGATTTGCCGATTGGAGTTGCGATTCCTCATGGAAAACCGCAAGAGGTTCAGCAAACATTTGTTGCGATTGTAAAGAGTTCAAAAAAATTTAAGTGGAAAGATTACTTTGTGGATCTTATATTTATTATTGGAATTAGTCCTAAGGATATGTCCAAAACCAAATCAATCATTTCTGGAATTTATGAATTGATCAATACAGATGAGAGGCTAACTGCCCTGCGCCATGCTAAGAATAGAACGGAGGTTTTAAAAATTGTATATGAAAGAGCATAA
- a CDS encoding lysophospholipid acyltransferase family protein, translating to MFYSYLRSLLVFLLWAVNGNIHYHDREKILPQDENYILVAPHRTFWDPVFLGYASAPKQFIFMAKKELFKDRGFGWWISKCGAFPIDRENPGTAAIKYPVKMLKKSNRSLVMFPSGTRHSTKLKGGVAVIAKTAKVKIMPATYIGPMSLKNLLLGDRIDVAFGNPIDISDIKRLDDAGIAEVTHRIESEFNRLDDLARAAQTGKKRLPYWTFIYRVPVLILVTLILGLTYLFSYLASFVWQPDTNLDK from the coding sequence ATGTTTTATTCCTACTTACGAAGTTTATTAGTCTTTTTATTATGGGCTGTCAACGGCAATATTCACTATCATGATAGGGAAAAAATTCTGCCTCAGGATGAAAATTACATTTTGGTAGCGCCGCACAGAACCTTTTGGGATCCTGTCTTTTTAGGCTATGCTTCTGCGCCCAAACAGTTTATTTTTATGGCGAAGAAAGAATTGTTCAAGGATAGAGGATTTGGCTGGTGGATTAGCAAGTGCGGTGCCTTTCCAATTGACCGAGAAAATCCAGGAACAGCTGCAATCAAATACCCTGTTAAAATGCTGAAAAAAAGCAATCGTTCCTTGGTGATGTTCCCGTCAGGAACCCGTCATTCTACCAAATTAAAAGGGGGCGTTGCTGTCATTGCAAAGACTGCTAAGGTGAAAATCATGCCTGCCACCTATATTGGACCAATGAGCCTTAAAAATCTATTGTTGGGAGACCGCATTGACGTTGCTTTTGGAAACCCGATTGATATTTCAGATATTAAACGCCTAGACGATGCAGGGATTGCAGAAGTCACTCACCGCATTGAGTCAGAATTCAATCGCCTGGACGACCTTGCTCGTGCTGCCCAGACAGGCAAGAAACGCTTGCCTTATTGGACCTTTATTTACCGTGTGCCAGTCCTAATACTTGTTACTCTTATCTTGGGCTTGACCTACCTCTTTAGCTATCTCGCAAGTTTTGTCTGGCAACCAGATACCAATTTAGATAAATAA
- a CDS encoding tRNA1(Val) (adenine(37)-N6)-methyltransferase: MNKPELQAGERIDQLFSTDVKIIQNKEVFSYSIDSVLLSRFPKLPPKGLIVDLCSGNGAVGLFASTQTTAKITLIEIQERLADMAKRSIALNQLENQVEMIHDDLKHLLNHVPRSQVDLILCNPPYFKVEQQPNLKASEHYLLARHEITTNLEEICAVSRHALKSNGRLAMVHRPERFLEILDTMKAYNLAPKRIQFIHPKVGKDANMLLIEAIKDGSLEGLKILPPLIVHQENGDYTAEIEEIYFGKG; this comes from the coding sequence ATGAACAAGCCAGAATTACAAGCAGGAGAGAGAATTGACCAGCTCTTCTCCACCGATGTCAAGATTATTCAAAATAAAGAAGTCTTTAGCTATTCTATTGACAGTGTTCTTTTGTCGCGCTTTCCAAAGTTGCCCCCAAAAGGTCTTATCGTAGATCTCTGTAGTGGAAATGGGGCAGTCGGACTCTTTGCGTCAACCCAGACCACGGCTAAGATTACCCTTATTGAAATCCAAGAACGCTTAGCGGATATGGCGAAGCGCTCGATTGCGCTCAACCAGCTAGAAAATCAGGTTGAAATGATTCACGATGATCTCAAGCACCTGCTCAACCATGTTCCACGTTCACAGGTTGATTTAATTCTTTGCAATCCGCCTTATTTTAAGGTCGAACAACAGCCTAATCTGAAAGCGAGCGAACATTACCTATTAGCTAGACATGAAATCACGACCAACCTTGAAGAAATTTGTGCGGTGAGTCGCCATGCCCTCAAATCAAATGGTCGTTTAGCCATGGTACATCGACCCGAGCGCTTCCTTGAAATTCTTGATACTATGAAAGCCTATAATCTAGCACCAAAACGAATCCAATTTATCCACCCCAAGGTAGGTAAGGACGCCAATATGCTGCTGATTGAGGCCATTAAAGACGGTTCTTTAGAAGGGTTGAAGATTTTGCCTCCATTGATTGTGCACCAAGAAAACGGCGACTATACCGCAGAAATCGAGGAAATTTACTTTGGAAAAGGCTAA
- a CDS encoding GIY-YIG nuclease family protein: MYVVKCADNSLYTGYTTDIDKRIATHNSGKGAKYTRNRRPVKLLYQETFPDKSSAMSAESFFKRKTRQQKLDYIAEREWGRLP, from the coding sequence ATGTATGTGGTCAAATGTGCTGATAATAGCCTTTACACCGGCTATACGACTGATATTGACAAGCGGATTGCAACCCACAACAGCGGCAAAGGTGCCAAATACACCCGCAACCGTAGACCTGTTAAATTGCTCTATCAGGAAACCTTTCCCGATAAATCAAGTGCCATGTCAGCAGAAAGTTTCTTCAAACGCAAGACACGGCAGCAAAAATTGGATTATATTGCAGAAAGGGAGTGGGGCAGACTCCCATGA
- a CDS encoding isoprenylcysteine carboxyl methyltransferase family protein: MVIGIVALVFVIRLWFLKISVQHEQMILKNGGREYGVKNTKALTLLHILFYILSVVEALIKHTQVDILGLIGIVLLVFSMCMLYLVQSILGDIWTVKLMIANNHTYNDHILFRLVKHPNYYLNIIPELVGLTLLCHSWWAALVLAPFYTLVLWRRIREEEELLETVILPNS; the protein is encoded by the coding sequence ATGGTTATTGGTATTGTTGCCCTTGTATTTGTAATACGGCTATGGTTTTTGAAGATTTCGGTTCAGCATGAACAAATGATTTTGAAAAATGGTGGAAGAGAATATGGGGTGAAAAACACAAAAGCTTTAACCCTTTTGCATATCTTATTTTATATTTTGAGTGTCGTAGAGGCATTGATCAAGCATACTCAGGTAGATATTCTTGGGCTCATCGGTATTGTGCTACTCGTATTCTCCATGTGCATGCTGTATCTTGTGCAGTCTATTTTGGGGGATATATGGACAGTCAAGCTAATGATTGCTAATAACCACACCTACAATGACCACATCCTTTTCCGTCTTGTCAAACACCCGAATTACTATCTAAATATCATTCCAGAACTTGTTGGCTTGACACTTTTATGCCATTCATGGTGGGCAGCCCTCGTGCTCGCACCTTTTTACACGCTTGTTTTATGGCGTCGGATTCGCGAGGAAGAAGAACTGTTAGAGACCGTTATTCTGCCAAATAGCTAG
- a CDS encoding DUF1648 domain-containing protein: MKKIDWKMLVVTSLIFLIPLVLVVIYYSQLPEVVQIHFGIDNEANGIGSKWVTLVGTPLLVLTLHIFLCIALDVTKSGRIPAVKVMKWVLPIVMTLVTTSILLVNVGNELDYRRLVIALLAGIYLVTGNYMPKDTAGVAEMQSLRLRKKTAYLFIGAAVALLLSLFFEPIVSIVVLIFFTISAIVWSMYCGYKGYKMTHH, translated from the coding sequence ATGAAAAAAATTGATTGGAAAATGCTCGTTGTGACAAGTTTGATTTTTCTGATACCGCTTGTTCTCGTTGTCATTTATTACAGCCAGTTGCCAGAGGTCGTGCAAATACATTTCGGCATTGATAATGAAGCTAATGGGATAGGTAGCAAATGGGTTACGCTTGTTGGTACTCCCTTGCTGGTCTTGACCTTGCACATCTTTTTATGCATAGCGCTTGATGTGACCAAAAGTGGTCGGATTCCTGCTGTAAAAGTGATGAAATGGGTGTTGCCTATCGTTATGACACTTGTAACGACCAGTATTCTACTGGTGAATGTAGGAAATGAGCTAGATTATCGAAGATTGGTTATAGCCCTGTTGGCAGGTATTTATCTCGTTACAGGTAATTACATGCCAAAAGATACAGCAGGAGTGGCAGAAATGCAAAGTTTAAGGCTTCGTAAGAAAACTGCCTATCTTTTCATAGGTGCTGCTGTCGCGCTTCTCCTTAGTCTATTTTTTGAACCAATCGTATCTATCGTGGTTTTGATTTTCTTTACAATTTCAGCGATTGTTTGGAGTATGTATTGTGGATATAAAGGCTATAAAATGACTCATCACTAA
- a CDS encoding autorepressor SdpR family transcription factor: MGLSETLKAISAPIRRQILDSLKSGPKSAGEIVELFHLSGATVSHHLSILKKAGLILEEKQKNFIYYRLNYTVFEEVLVWIASFGGERDEKN, translated from the coding sequence ATGGGTCTATCAGAAACCTTAAAGGCGATTTCCGCGCCAATTCGGAGGCAGATTTTAGATAGCTTGAAGTCGGGTCCCAAGTCTGCGGGTGAGATTGTGGAGCTCTTTCACTTGAGCGGTGCCACGGTTTCTCATCACTTGTCTATATTAAAAAAGGCAGGTCTCATTTTAGAAGAAAAGCAGAAGAATTTTATTTACTATCGGTTGAACTATACCGTATTTGAAGAAGTGCTGGTCTGGATTGCCAGCTTTGGAGGAGAAAGAGATGAAAAAAATTGA
- a CDS encoding DEAD/DEAH box helicase, with protein MKFNELQLSADLLAEIETAGFVEASPIQEKTIPLALEGKDVIGQAQTGTGKTAAFGLPTLEKIRTEDLTIQALVIAPTRELAVQSQEELFRFGRSKGVKVRSVYGGSSIEKQIKALKSGAHIVVGTPGRLLDLIKRKALKLNHVETLILDEADEMLNMGFLEDIESIISRVPEERQTLLFSATMPAPIKRIGVQFMKNPEHVQIEAKELTTELVDQYYVRVKEQEKFDTMTRLMDVDQPELSIVFGRTKRRVDELTRGLKIRGFRAEGIHGDLDQSKRLRVLRDFKTGGLDVLVATDVAARGLDISGVTHVYNYDIPQDPESYVHRIGRTGRAGKSGQSITFVSPNEMGYLKIIEDLTKKRMTGMKPATAEEAFQAKKKIALKKIERDFADESIRKNFDKFGKDAIKLASEFSPEELAMYILSLTVQDPESMPEVEIAREKPLPFKYVPGDKGGSRGKSGKSGRSSGNRRGDDRRTGGRRDYKEKRRTNDRDRFGKDNKKPRKRISSEKKTGFVIRNKGDK; from the coding sequence ATGAAATTTAATGAATTACAGTTATCTGCTGACTTATTAGCAGAAATCGAAACAGCAGGATTTGTGGAGGCAAGTCCGATTCAAGAAAAGACAATTCCGCTTGCTCTTGAAGGCAAAGACGTAATCGGTCAAGCTCAGACAGGAACAGGAAAAACAGCTGCTTTTGGTCTACCAACGCTTGAAAAAATCCGCACAGAGGACTTGACCATTCAAGCCTTGGTCATTGCACCAACGCGTGAACTCGCCGTTCAAAGTCAAGAAGAACTCTTCCGCTTCGGTCGTAGCAAGGGTGTCAAGGTACGCTCTGTCTATGGTGGTTCAAGTATCGAAAAGCAAATCAAGGCGCTTAAATCTGGCGCTCATATTGTGGTTGGAACACCTGGTCGTCTTCTTGATTTGATTAAACGCAAGGCCTTGAAACTCAATCATGTGGAAACCTTGATTCTCGATGAAGCAGATGAAATGCTCAACATGGGCTTCTTGGAAGATATTGAGTCTATTATTTCTCGTGTTCCAGAAGAACGCCAAACCCTTCTCTTTTCAGCGACTATGCCAGCTCCGATCAAGCGAATTGGCGTTCAATTTATGAAAAATCCTGAACATGTTCAGATTGAAGCCAAAGAATTGACAACGGAATTAGTGGATCAATACTATGTTCGTGTTAAAGAGCAGGAAAAATTTGATACCATGACTCGTCTCATGGATGTCGATCAACCAGAATTGTCGATTGTCTTTGGTCGAACCAAGCGTCGTGTAGATGAATTGACCCGTGGTCTGAAAATTCGAGGCTTCCGTGCAGAAGGTATTCACGGTGATTTGGATCAAAGCAAGCGACTCCGCGTTCTTCGTGATTTCAAAACGGGCGGTCTTGATGTCCTTGTTGCAACGGATGTTGCAGCTCGTGGTCTCGATATTTCAGGTGTGACGCATGTCTATAACTATGATATTCCGCAGGATCCAGAAAGCTATGTTCACCGTATCGGTCGGACAGGTCGTGCTGGAAAATCTGGTCAATCCATTACCTTTGTATCGCCAAATGAAATGGGCTACCTCAAGATTATTGAAGATTTGACCAAAAAACGTATGACTGGCATGAAGCCTGCAACAGCAGAAGAAGCCTTTCAGGCCAAGAAAAAGATTGCGCTGAAGAAAATCGAACGTGATTTTGCCGATGAAAGTATCCGCAAAAACTTTGATAAATTTGGGAAAGATGCAATCAAATTAGCCAGCGAATTTTCACCAGAAGAATTGGCGATGTATATCTTGAGCCTTACTGTGCAAGACCCAGAATCTATGCCAGAAGTGGAAATCGCCCGTGAAAAACCACTACCGTTCAAATACGTCCCAGGTGATAAAGGCGGTAGCCGTGGCAAGTCTGGAAAAAGTGGTAGATCTTCAGGTAATCGCCGAGGTGATGACCGTCGCACTGGTGGCCGCAGAGATTACAAGGAAAAACGTCGCACCAACGACCGTGACCGTTTCGGAAAAGACAACAAAAAACCACGCAAACGTATCTCAAGCGAGAAAAAGACAGGCTTCGTCATCCGCAATAAGGGAGATAAATAA
- a CDS encoding magnesium transporter CorA family protein: MFIEKSLKNSMSWINLDAESLHQTPELYKKYHIDTETVEYALDKNERAHMDYNREDGTVVFIYNVLDLEREKDYYETIPMTFIVQKDRLITITDQDNAYVTRNMVRYIEHHEPVSVYKFLFASIELISNSYYPVIEKMDKTKDEINMRLRQTTTKKHLFALSDLETSMVYLLAAAKQNLMLLEHIKGHAVYRSFDEIENEQFDDAMIEAKQLVAMTDLVSQVLQQLSSSYNNVLNNNLNDNLTLLTIISILLAVIAVITGFFGMNVPLPWTDDSRAWIYIIILSAVLWVVLAQILNWVANKR; the protein is encoded by the coding sequence ATGTTCATTGAAAAAAGCTTGAAGAATAGCATGTCTTGGATTAACTTAGACGCTGAAAGTTTGCACCAAACGCCAGAATTATATAAAAAATACCATATTGATACGGAAACGGTCGAATATGCACTGGATAAGAATGAACGTGCCCACATGGACTACAATCGCGAGGACGGGACAGTTGTCTTTATCTACAATGTCCTTGATTTGGAGCGTGAAAAGGACTACTATGAAACCATTCCCATGACCTTCATTGTCCAAAAAGACCGTCTCATAACCATTACTGACCAGGATAATGCCTATGTGACGCGTAATATGGTCCGTTATATCGAACACCATGAGCCTGTATCTGTCTATAAATTCCTCTTTGCCAGTATCGAGTTGATCAGTAATTCCTACTATCCTGTCATTGAAAAAATGGACAAAACCAAGGATGAGATTAATATGCGGCTGCGCCAGACGACAACAAAAAAGCACTTGTTTGCCCTGTCTGACTTGGAAACCAGTATGGTCTATCTGCTTGCTGCAGCCAAGCAAAATCTGATGTTGCTTGAGCATATCAAAGGACATGCTGTTTACCGTAGCTTTGATGAGATTGAAAATGAACAATTTGACGATGCTATGATTGAAGCCAAGCAGTTGGTTGCCATGACTGATTTAGTTTCTCAGGTTTTGCAGCAGTTGTCCAGTTCTTACAATAATGTCTTGAACAACAATCTGAATGACAACTTGACACTCTTGACGATTATCTCCATTCTACTGGCTGTTATTGCTGTTATTACAGGCTTTTTCGGCATGAATGTCCCACTTCCTTGGACTGATGATAGCCGCGCTTGGATTTATATTATCATCCTCAGTGCTGTCTTGTGGGTTGTCCTTGCCCAGATTTTAAACTGGGTGGCGAATAAACGATGA
- a CDS encoding PH domain-containing protein: protein MGLLSGLIGNAAQADTAKVEAQLEDVLLATEQVTSAFSLVRDLIVFTDKRLILVDKQGMTGKKTSYKSIPYRSISRFEVETSGHFDLDAELKIWISSSMEPAEILQFKSDKSVIAIQKALAKAVLR, encoded by the coding sequence ATGGGACTATTATCAGGTTTAATTGGCAATGCTGCTCAAGCAGATACAGCAAAAGTAGAAGCGCAGTTGGAGGACGTGTTATTAGCAACCGAGCAAGTGACATCAGCTTTCAGTCTGGTTCGTGATTTAATCGTCTTTACGGATAAACGCTTGATTTTGGTTGACAAGCAAGGAATGACAGGAAAGAAAACATCCTATAAATCCATTCCCTATCGCTCCATTTCTCGTTTTGAAGTCGAAACATCTGGGCATTTTGACCTTGATGCAGAGTTGAAAATCTGGATTTCCTCTAGTATGGAACCTGCAGAAATCCTGCAATTTAAGAGCGATAAAAGCGTGATTGCCATTCAAAAAGCGCTGGCAAAAGCGGTGCTGAGATAA
- a CDS encoding peptide chain release factor 3 — MTRQDEIKKRRTFAIISHPDAGKTTITEQLLYFGGEIREAGTVKGKKTGNFAKSDWMDIEKQRGISVTSSVMQFDYDGKRVNILDTPGHEDFSEDTYRTLMAVDAAVMVIDSAKGIEAQTKKLFEVVKHRNIPVFTFINKLDRDGREPLDLLEELEEVLGIASFPMNWPIGMGKSFEGLYDLHNKRLELYRSEERFASFDEGEALFGSNPFYAQVLEDIELLSEAGNEFSEEAILEGKLTPVFFGSALTNFGVQTFLETFLQFAPEPHGHLKTDGEIVEPLSNDFSGFVFKIQANMDPRHRDRIAFVRIVSGEFERGMDVNLTRTGKKAKLSNVTQFMAEARENVENAVAGDIIGVYDTGTYQVGDTLTVGKNKFEFEPLPTFTPEIFMKVSAKNVMKQKSFHKGIEQLVQEGAIQLYTNYQTGEYMLGAVGQLQFEVFKHRMENEYNAEVVMTPMGKKTVRWIAQDQLDERMSSSRNILAKDRFDHPVFLFENDFALRWFADKYPDVVLEEKM; from the coding sequence ATGACACGACAAGATGAAATTAAAAAACGCCGCACCTTTGCGATTATTTCCCACCCGGATGCGGGGAAAACGACCATTACCGAGCAGTTGCTCTACTTTGGTGGGGAAATTCGTGAGGCTGGTACGGTCAAGGGGAAAAAGACAGGAAATTTTGCCAAGTCTGACTGGATGGACATTGAAAAGCAACGGGGAATTTCGGTGACATCTTCTGTGATGCAGTTTGACTATGACGGTAAACGCGTCAATATCCTAGATACCCCAGGGCACGAGGACTTCTCAGAAGATACCTATCGGACGCTGATGGCAGTCGATGCTGCAGTCATGGTGATTGACTCTGCAAAGGGGATTGAGGCCCAGACTAAAAAATTATTCGAGGTTGTCAAACACCGCAATATTCCAGTTTTTACCTTTATTAATAAGTTGGATCGTGATGGTCGTGAGCCACTTGATCTTTTGGAAGAACTAGAAGAAGTTCTTGGGATTGCAAGTTTTCCGATGAACTGGCCAATCGGTATGGGAAAATCGTTTGAAGGTTTGTATGACTTGCACAACAAGCGTTTGGAGCTTTACCGTAGCGAAGAGCGCTTTGCCAGCTTTGATGAGGGTGAGGCCCTCTTTGGTAGCAATCCTTTCTATGCTCAGGTCTTAGAAGATATTGAGCTTTTGAGCGAAGCGGGCAATGAATTTTCAGAAGAAGCGATTTTGGAAGGCAAGCTGACCCCTGTATTTTTTGGCTCTGCCCTGACTAATTTTGGGGTGCAGACCTTCCTTGAAACCTTCTTGCAATTTGCACCAGAACCGCATGGACATTTAAAAACAGACGGAGAAATCGTGGAACCGTTGTCCAATGATTTTTCAGGATTTGTCTTTAAAATTCAAGCCAACATGGATCCTCGCCACCGCGACCGCATTGCTTTTGTCCGCATTGTGTCGGGAGAATTTGAGCGTGGTATGGATGTCAATCTTACTCGGACTGGTAAGAAAGCCAAATTGTCAAATGTTACCCAGTTCATGGCTGAGGCACGGGAAAATGTTGAAAATGCCGTAGCAGGTGATATTATTGGGGTCTACGATACAGGTACTTATCAAGTCGGAGATACGCTGACAGTCGGCAAGAACAAGTTTGAATTTGAACCCCTGCCAACCTTTACACCTGAAATTTTCATGAAAGTTTCAGCTAAAAACGTTATGAAACAAAAGTCATTCCACAAGGGAATTGAGCAATTGGTACAAGAGGGAGCGATTCAGCTCTATACCAATTACCAAACGGGAGAGTATATGCTGGGAGCCGTTGGTCAGCTCCAGTTTGAAGTCTTCAAACACCGCATGGAAAATGAATACAATGCAGAAGTTGTTATGACGCCGATGGGGAAAAAGACCGTGCGTTGGATTGCCCAAGACCAGTTGGATGAGCGGATGTCCTCTAGTCGTAATATCCTTGCTAAAGACCGCTTTGACCATCCTGTCTTCCTCTTTGAAAATGACTTTGCCCTCCGCTGGTTTGCGGACAAGTATCCAGATGTGGTGCTGGAAGAAAAGATGTAG
- a CDS encoding YwaF family protein: MKEFFSNQPSFPPELGFAEHLLLLIGLALVVVGSVKYHENKKWQLTFKGLQVLQLVLLYGWYLAIMAPISEALPLYHCRMAMFVLLFAPDDAPYKEYFSLLGLFGSMCALIYPVFDPFPGFHVTIFSFIVGHLALLGNALNYLLRKPAYQLSLGKIVKLTFVINTMILLVDVVTGGDYGFLRKLPLLGDFGLVWNYAIETCVFTLILTGLFWLFRSLKSKQEIVEKTT, encoded by the coding sequence ATGAAAGAATTTTTTAGTAACCAACCCAGTTTTCCGCCTGAGCTAGGTTTTGCTGAGCATTTATTACTCCTGATCGGCTTGGCATTGGTGGTGGTTGGCTCCGTCAAGTATCATGAAAACAAGAAGTGGCAGTTGACTTTTAAAGGACTGCAAGTGCTACAGTTAGTTCTGCTCTACGGCTGGTATCTGGCTATTATGGCGCCGATTTCTGAAGCACTGCCGCTCTACCATTGCCGCATGGCCATGTTTGTGCTTTTATTTGCGCCAGACGATGCGCCGTACAAGGAATATTTTTCACTATTGGGTCTTTTTGGCTCTATGTGTGCCTTGATTTATCCTGTCTTTGATCCGTTTCCTGGATTTCATGTGACGATTTTCTCTTTTATCGTTGGGCATCTTGCCCTTTTGGGCAATGCCTTGAACTACCTGTTGCGTAAACCTGCCTACCAGCTCAGTCTAGGAAAGATTGTCAAACTGACCTTTGTCATCAATACGATGATTCTATTGGTTGATGTGGTGACAGGTGGTGATTATGGCTTTTTAAGGAAATTGCCTCTCTTAGGGGATTTTGGGCTAGTATGGAATTATGCGATTGAAACCTGTGTCTTTACTTTGATCCTAACAGGACTTTTCTGGCTCTTTCGTAGTTTGAAAAGCAAGCAAGAAATAGTAGAAAAAACCACTTAA